TTGTAAGTTTTTTGGAATAAACGTATTTCTAATCTTTTGTATATCGATACTTTCGAGTTGTTCTAGAATGGCATCACAAGCATCAAACACTTTGGTTTTAAGTTCCTTTGAGATAAACACAGGTGTTTCTGATAAGCGAAAAGCTGTGGGTTCGCCAAATGCCGCAACAATATCTTTTTGTACATTTTCGTAAAGCTCTTCTCTAAAATTTTGATTAAAAGCTTCTCTTATTTTTGGTATCATACAGTTAATAGTAATGATTCTTTGATGGCAATAGCAGCTTGTTGTAGAAAATTAGGAATAATTATAGCGTTCGTTTTTGCTATTTTAGTTTCATCATCTAAAAAGTTGATCATTTCTAAATACTTCTTTTTTCCAAATTTTTTTATGATTTGGGCTCTTTTCTCTTCTTTTTGAAAGTGCCTTAACATGCCTTCCGCATCAGCTTCGGGATGAAATTGAGTGCCAAATATTTCTTTAGTGAACCTAATTGCCATAACCGCACGTTCTAAAGGGATATGGGGTCTTGATTTTTCTATACAAAGTACGCGGCCATCTAAACTGTCTAGTTTCCAGTCTTTAGGGCCAATAACCTGATAATCTCGAGAGTCAACAGCATAAAAAGGATCACCAAGACCCATTAATACGGGTTCTTGTTCTCCACTTTTGGTTCTCGACATCGGTAAAACACCAAACGAGGTTGAACGTCTTTTTGTTACTTTAGCCAAATCCCAATGCAGGCACGCCAATTGAAATGAATGACAGATTAAAAAGGCGTGTTTCTTTTTATAGTGGCTAAGGTTGTAATTTAAAATATCATCTAACAAACCAAAAAACAAAGGCTCCCATGCTGCTCCTGCGATTAAGGGAGAACCTGGCCCACCTGACGAAATAAAAATATCATAGGCGTCCACATTAGGAATTTCATTTTTAACACGAACATCAAAAATAGCATAACTGCCTGTAGTAGTATCTTGTGCTAAAAAGTTCTCCACCAACAATTTTATACAGCGCATACCTTCGTTAGCATGCCCCGCATTCATATCTAAAACTGCTATTCTTAAACCTTGAGTATTCATTATTTTTTTTAAGGGGACGAAATTACGTTATAAATTAAACATTACAATCCCTTTTTTGTTTCTTCTACCACGTATTTCATTACTTGTTTTAGATCTTTTGTCTTTTCAAATATTCTTAATTGACGATCTGCGCCTGAACCTTGTTGTAGCATTTGGTAAACAAAGTTAACCTCGTTTCTGCATCCCAATTCGTCTACAACATCATCAATAAATTCTAGAAGCTCATTAATTAAAGTTTCATAAGGCACCTCTTCTTCTTTTCCAAAATCGATAAGTTTGGCTTCAATGCCCCACCTAGCGGCCCTCCATTTATTTTCATTAATTAAAATTCTTCGATAGGATCTAAAGCTTTGGTTTTTTTGATGTAGTTTGCTTAATTTGGCAATAATACATTGCATTATTGCTGCAACACAGGTTACCTCATCAACCGTCATCATCATGTCACAGATTCTAAATTCTACCGTTGGATAAACGGGATGTAAGCGAATGTCCCACCATATTTTTTTGCCATTGTCGATACAATTTGTTTTTACAAGCACCTCAACAAACTTATCATATTCAGCAACACTTGCAAAATAAGGGGGAATCCCCGTTCTAGGGAATTTATCAAAAACTTTAGAACGAAATGACTTAAACCCAGTTTCTCGACCTTCCCAAAAAGGAGAATTAGTAGAAAGTGCATACAAATGAGGTAAAAAATACCGCGCAATATTCATAATTTGTAAGCCCTCTTCTCGACTGGGAATACACACATGTACGTGCATTCCAAAAATTAGATTTGATCTTGCCACATCCTTCATTTCGGCAATTAGTTGATCGTAACGCGGATCTGGCGTTATTAATTGCTCGCTCCAATGGGAAAAAGGATGAGTCCCTGCCGCTGCAACTTTTAAATCTTCTTTCGCGGCTAGTTCAATAATTTGTTGTCTTAAGTACGAAATTTCATCACGTGCTTCAGTGATATTTTCACAGATATTCGTGCCCATTTCGACCACAGACTGATGCATTTCTTCTTTAATACGTTCTTTTAAAAAAATTTTACCACCTTCTAAAATTTTCGACATTTGAGAGCGAAGCTTTAGAGAGTCTCCTTCTAAAATTTGGAATTCTTCTTCAATCCCAATTGTAAATTTATGCATGGGTATCTTGGTTTTTAAAACTACTATTTACTTTTTTTAGCCGTTGATGTTTTTTTTATGGGTGCCTTTTTAACAGCTTTTGGTTTTGGTTTAGGCATTGTTGGTTTTATAACCGTTTTCTTTGCTTCTGCCGCATTTTTTAAATTTGGCTTTTTTGGTGCTTTTTTTGATGGCGACACACAGTTTTCAATAAAAGACCCCCAAGAGGTATTGTTCTGCTTTGGCTTGTGAGCGAGGGCTTTTTCTACAGCTAATTTTGCAGAATGCATAACAATCCAATCAAAATTTTCTTGTCCTACAGAATTAATATCTGCATCAGGAGCAGGGTTGCAAAAATCAATGGCATAAGGGATGCCATTGCGTACGGCAAATTCTACGGTATTAAAATCGTAGCCTAAAGCTTTGTTTAATTTTAAAGTATAGTCATGAATGGTTTTCATTAACTTTTTATGCTCTTCACCTTTGGTTTTTGGTTCAGTTGCATACCGGGCATGAAATTCATTTCTGGGCTCATACGGCATAATATGTACATACTTTTGGCCTAATGAATACACGCGGTAATAGTCATCAAAAATAATTTCTTCTTGCAACATCATGACCAATTGTTCGGTTTCTTCATGCTTTGCAAAAAGATCGTCCATATTTTCAACGCGATACACA
The sequence above is drawn from the Cellulophaga sp. Hel_I_12 genome and encodes:
- a CDS encoding type 1 glutamine amidotransferase, yielding MNTQGLRIAVLDMNAGHANEGMRCIKLLVENFLAQDTTTGSYAIFDVRVKNEIPNVDAYDIFISSGGPGSPLIAGAAWEPLFFGLLDDILNYNLSHYKKKHAFLICHSFQLACLHWDLAKVTKRRSTSFGVLPMSRTKSGEQEPVLMGLGDPFYAVDSRDYQVIGPKDWKLDSLDGRVLCIEKSRPHIPLERAVMAIRFTKEIFGTQFHPEADAEGMLRHFQKEEKRAQIIKKFGKKKYLEMINFLDDETKIAKTNAIIIPNFLQQAAIAIKESLLLTV
- a CDS encoding carboxylate-amine ligase produces the protein MHKFTIGIEEEFQILEGDSLKLRSQMSKILEGGKIFLKERIKEEMHQSVVEMGTNICENITEARDEISYLRQQIIELAAKEDLKVAAAGTHPFSHWSEQLITPDPRYDQLIAEMKDVARSNLIFGMHVHVCIPSREEGLQIMNIARYFLPHLYALSTNSPFWEGRETGFKSFRSKVFDKFPRTGIPPYFASVAEYDKFVEVLVKTNCIDNGKKIWWDIRLHPVYPTVEFRICDMMMTVDEVTCVAAIMQCIIAKLSKLHQKNQSFRSYRRILINENKWRAARWGIEAKLIDFGKEEEVPYETLINELLEFIDDVVDELGCRNEVNFVYQMLQQGSGADRQLRIFEKTKDLKQVMKYVVEETKKGL
- a CDS encoding RimK family alpha-L-glutamate ligase; this encodes MVKKVGILFGMEDTFPWAFIDKVNELGNGKVIAEAVKIDKVQQGIDYGYHVIVDRISQEVPFYRAYLKNAALLGTTVINNPFWWSADEKFFNNCLAMQLGIPVPKTVLLPSKVRPDNTSDTSFRNLVAPLDWEYIFNYIGFPAYMKPHDGGGWKSVYRVENMDDLFAKHEETEQLVMMLQEEIIFDDYYRVYSLGQKYVHIMPYEPRNEFHARYATEPKTKGEEHKKLMKTIHDYTLKLNKALGYDFNTVEFAVRNGIPYAIDFCNPAPDADINSVGQENFDWIVMHSAKLAVEKALAHKPKQNNTSWGSFIENCVSPSKKAPKKPNLKNAAEAKKTVIKPTMPKPKPKAVKKAPIKKTSTAKKSK